The nucleotide sequence TGCTCGAAGGCCACATCGCCGTCAGCAATCCGCAGTGGCGAAGTCTGGAGAGTCAGAGCGTACTCGCCATCTTCCACGGTCCGCACGGTTATGTTTCGCCGAGCTGGTACGACACGAGACGCGAGGTCGCGCCGACCTGGAATTACGTCACCGCGCACGTGTACGGCGTCGTGCGGCTGCACACGGACCCGGTCTGGCTCGAAAAACTGCTGCGCCGCCTGATCGAGAAGTACGAATCCCGGCTCGTCCCGCCGTGGACGCTCGAACAGGCCGACCCGCAGTTCATCCAGAGCCTCTATCCGCACATCGTGGGCCTCGAACTCGAAGTCGCGCGCATCGAAGGCAAGTTCAAGCTCAACCAAAACCGCACCGCCAAGGACCGCGACGGCGTGATCGCTCACCTCAAAGCTCACGGCGACGCGGATGGTAAGGAGATCGCCCGGTACATGGAAGAGCGGAGGGGCGAAGGGAAGGGGTAGAGGCGGGGTGCGGTACCACACGTACAATTGATTGCAGCGACGTATAAAGCTTTGAATTCACGAGCAAATAGGATTCTCTCGTATTACGAAATGTGTGGCAATGAAGGTCAACAGACCATGCAGCGTGGCATGAACTTCCGCCTGAACGCCCACTACTCGGTCATATTGATGTCCTTACGTGCCAATGCGCCCTATTCAGATCGGATTCTTGATAGCGGGCGAATTCTGCTATATGAAGGTCACGATATTCCACGCTTGAAGGATGGTCCAAGTCCGAAAAGCGTCGACCAGCCCGAACTTACCCCGTCCGGTGGATTGACCCAGAACGGACTGTTTCACAAAGCGGCACAAGACTTCAAATCTGGAAAACGTGAAGCTGAGCTCGTGCGCGTTTACGAAAAGATTCGAGCCGGAATTTGGACCGACAATGGCCTATTTCGTTTGACTGATTCGCGGAGAGAGAAAAGCGGCGGCCGCAGTGTATTCAAATTCGAACTTGAACTCGCCGAGGATGCTGTGCTTGGTAATCAACATGAGACCGTTGACTTGGATCACGTGCGGCTCATTCCGTCTCGCGTGAAGGCTGAAGTCTGGAAACGAGACAAAGGGCAATGTGTGACCTGTGGCGCCACAGACAACCTGCATTTTGACCACATCATTCCATTCTCGAAGGGCGGTTCCTCGCGCAGTGCGAGCAATGTCCAGCTACTTTGCGAACGCCACAATATCGCGAAGCGGGACAAGATCGAGTGAACCGCTACCATCTCTGGTTTAATCTGGGGCGCTCTGCCCAAAACGAATGTCCATGAAAATGCCAAATCCAAAGCTGCCCGTTGACCAAGCCAAGCTTGATGCCTTCTGCCTGAAATGGAAGGTCAGCGAGTTCGCGCTCTTTGGATCCGTTCTGCGTGACGACTTCGGTCCGAATAGCGACGTGGATGTGCTCCTCGCGTTCGAGCAAGGCACGGACTACAGTCTGTTCGACCTCGTTGATATGGAAGATGAGCTGAAAGAGATCTTCGGCCGCAAGGTTGATCTTCTGCTGCGAAAATCCGTGGAGCGAAGCAAGAACCCGTACCGCAGGCAGGCAATTCTTTCCTCGGCACAGACGATCTATGGATCGAGATAGAGCATACTTGCGGGATATCTTGGATGCCGGAAATCGGATCGCCACGAAGACAAACAATGTCTCGCTCGCTGACTTTCTCGCCAACCCCGACATTCAGGATATTGTGATGCGACAAATCACGATCATGGGTGAAGCGGCCAGAATTATTAGCGACCAAACGAAAGAGCGGTTTTCTAACATCCCATGGCACAAAATCTCCGGCATGCGTAATCGACTTGTGCATGAATATCGCGATATCGACTATGAAGAGGTTTGGAAGACGGCAAAGTCAGATGTCCCCAAACTGGTGAGACAAATCGACAGAGTCTTGTCGGAGTTGTGAACCCCCGCCAACGCTGGTTCTAACCCGCCGCCCGGTGTTAAGGAACGGGTGTTCTGCGAGGCCGTGAATAAAGATCCGAGCCACCTGAGATCGCGAAACGAGATCGCGAGCTGGCGGCTGACGCGGCGCAAGCTCGGTTTCGGTCCGACCGCGCTCTCTACCGGGATTATCCGGATGAAGTCCGGGAGAAAACATGAAGTATGAACTATGAAGGATGAAGCCGAACCGGCTTTCCGTCCACTTCGACCGCTTCATAGTTCATATTTCATACGTCATACTTAATCACAGAGGAACCATGCCAGATAGCAAGATCAAGCCCGGTTGGCAGCCCGTGCAGGACGTCAACTGGGATGCCTACTGCGACGCCATCGCCAAGGCCAAGAGCAAGCAGCAGATCATCGCGCATCTGCAAAACCTGATCGAAACCAAAGGCTACGCAAATATGATCCGCGCCGCCGAAGTTGCGTTCAACCGTCTGCTCGAAACCAATCCCGGCGACAAGGGCTCGATCGGTGTCTATGCCGATGTGGACGGCAAAGAAGTCTATACCAACTTCCGCTTCGTCTCCCCCGCCAGCAAAGCCAAAGACGAGTTCAACTATTAGAGATGAAGCATGATAGATGATAGATGAGGTCGAAGGATAGTACTCATCTGCTTCATCTATTATCTATCATCGATCATCTTTCTCTTCCATGAAATGGACCCCCAACACGACCGCTGACTCCGCTGCCCGACAGTTCCTTGCCGTCTCGGCCTGGCAGCTGCGCGACTACAACTTTCCCAAGCTCCGCGAAGCGGTGAACCGGCTTACGTACGCTGAACTCTGGCAACGACCCGGATCGGCCTCGAATAGCATCGGCAATCTGCTGCTGCATCTGAACGGCAACGTCCGGCAGCATATCATCGGCGGAGTCGGCGGCGGCACACAGGAACGCGCGCGGGATGCCGAGTTCGCCGCGGACGGCGGACCAAGTGGCGAGGCACTGCTCGCCAAACTTGAGCAGACCGTGAACGAAGCGCATGAGGTGCTCATGAACGGTGATCCGGCCAAGCTGCTCGAACGCCGCACGATTCAGGGCAAAGACGTCATACTGATGGATGACATCTTTCACGTGGCCGAGCACTTCTCCTATCATACCGGGCAGATCATCTACATCGTCAAGGCGCTCAGGAACGAAGGCTTCAACTGGTACAAGACGCTGGAGCAGAAAACCCCGTGAAAGACTATCTACTCAAATTGTTCGCGCACGAGGAGTGGGCGAACCGGCAACTGATCGACGAAATGCAACGCCGGGCCGAGCTCCCGTCGCGGCTGCGCGAACTGATTCCGCATATGCTCTCCGCGCACCTGTTCTGGACGCTGCGGCTGACCGGCGGTGAGGGCGCGAATTTCGTGTGGTGGCCCAAGTTCAGCGGCGAGGAGTGCCGCCGGCTGAACGAGGAATACGCTCGCGGCTGGGCGACGTTCATCGGCGAACTGCCCGAACTCGTCGAAGAGCAGAGCGTGACCGTAGCCTCCGCCAAGGGCGAGCCGGTCACCTTCCGCGTGATCGACATCCTGACCCAGCTGCACTCGCACTCCGTCCATCATCGCGGCCAGATCGCCATGCTCATGCACACCGCCGGCTTCGAAGTGATCCCGACGGATTATATCGTCTATTGCCGGAAACACCCGTAGCGCTCATGGAACCCCGTATCCCCGTCAACCGCGAACAGATCGTCGCCTTCTGTCAGAAATGGCAGATCGTCGAGTTCGCCTTTTTCGGCTCCGTCCTCACCGATGACTTCCGTCCCGACAGCGACGTGGACGTGATGGTCACGTTTGCGCCGGAGGCGAAGTGGCGCATGTCACATTGGTTCGAGATGGAGGACGAGCTGCGTCGGACCTTCGGTCGCAGCGTTGATCTGGTGACGCGCCCCGATGTCGAGCGTATGGACAACTATATCCGCCGCCGCAGCATCCTCGCCGGCGCAGCCCGTTACTATGCTCACTGATCCGGCCTATCTGCTGGACCTGCTGAACGAGGCCCGCATTCTGCTCGAGCTTGTCGATGGCATGAGCTATGGGGAATTCGTGCAAGACGTTCGGACAACGAAGGCCGTTGAGCGGTCCTTCGAAATTCTGGGAACCGCTGTCAAAGGACTGTCGCCCGAATTTCGCGCGGCTCACCCTGAGTTGCCCTGGCGCTGGATGATTGACACCCGCAACGTGATTGCCCACCAATACAAAAAGGTCAATTACGCGCTGTTGTGGGAGACCATTCAGGTTGACATCCCCGAACTCATCCGCCTGCTCGAACCGCTTGTGCCGCCCGAGACGAGCTAACTACCGGTCGTTTGCTGATGGGAGCTCCGGTCATGAAAAGTGCTATCGTAATTTTGCTCGCCCTGCTTTTGTCCATGTTCTCTCGTCCCGCGAATGCGTGGATCAATATCTCGCTCTGCGAAATCGACGAAGCGCTGCACTGCCCGTGCGGAACCGAAGGACCGCTGATCGGTCATACGACGGCCTACGTCATGCAGGATGTGAACCTCAACGGCCCGGATGCACTGGACGACACCTATGCCGCCGTCGAGTACTGCCAATACATCGCGGAAGGCTGCTCCTGCGCGTGGCTGCCGTTCGGGCCGGTCCCCGACGGACCCCTGATGTTCTACGTCCGCGTCGCGGGCTCCGATAGCTGCTGCTGGATTTCCGACGAGTTCCCGCTGGCCAACGGATATAACCACATCGAGCTGTCCGGTTGGGAATGTGTCCCGGCGCGTTGTTTCGCGCGGCCGTTCAACACCATGGCCGCCTGGTTCACCGACTGTATGCAAAGCGTCGGCTGCCCCTGCGACTATCCGCTGCAACTGCCGCTTGGCACACCGATCTGCCTCTGGCATGATCTCGACAGTAACGAGGTCAGTGATGCCGACACCGTAGTCGCGTGCTTCGAGTTCGGCGCGGGCGCGGGACGGCCGCCGTGGAATTGCCAATGGACACCCGCGCCGGACCGCATGCTATCGCCGGGATACTATTATCTGCTGATCAACTCCGGCGCCTGCTGCTGGGTGGCGGGATCGTATTTGTCGAGCAACGGCGGCGGCACCATGGCCGTGACTCCGGGGGCGTGGCAGTGCTACGATATCCCGTGCGCGCAAGCCCAGCCGCCCGCGTCGCCGTCGTCCGTCACCGTGGATTGCGATACCGTGTTGGTGGCCATCCGCTTTGTTCATGACGGGTACGATGTGAGCGGTTATCACGCCTACCGCAACGGGGAGTTCTTTGCCAGCTTCCCCAGTCCGGCCATGTTTCCCTTCTATGACTGGCAGTCCGTGCCTGGAGTGGTCAACACCTATTGCGTGAGCGCGTACAACCACTTCGGCGAATCGGCTCTGACCTGTGCGCCGCCCTGTACCGTGCAGTTTGAGCCGCCGTCTCCCAACGTGATTGCCAGGCCCATGCCCGCTATGATTCCCGAATGCGTGATCGCGCCCAACCCGTTTAACCCGGAGACCGCGATCACGCTGACGCTGCCCATGGAGATGACCGCAACGCTGGCGATCTACGACGTGCAAGGCCGCCTCGTCACCATCCTCGCCGATGGCGCGCTGTCCGCCGGCCAGCACCGCTTCAGCTTCAACGGCGCGCACCTCCCCAGCGGCCTCTACTTCGCGCGGCTGCAAACGCCCGAGTCGCTAACTACGCACAAATTGCTGTTGCTGAAGTAGCGCCGCACAGCCGTGCGCGATCTGCTCGCGGAACACCGATGAACGACACAAGCCAACCTAAACGCTACAACGGTACGGTGCGCTTGCCGTATCTGCACTACAGCGAGGCAGGCGGCTACGCCATCACCGTGGTTTCACACGACCGCACGCCGTTGTTTGGCCGGATCGAGGACGGGCAGATGATCGCAAGTGAATATGGCTTGGTCGTCTTGCGTGAATGGATGAAATCGCCCGTGTTGAGACCGGGACTCATGCTGGATGTGTTCTGTCTTATGCCGAATCATCTTCACGGGATCGTCATTTTGATGGAGTCAGAGCAGATCGCGCACGGCACCGAGCAGATCGCGCACGGCTGTGCGGCGCTACCGCGTGGGCCTCGTGATCGGGCCAAACGCTCGATTAGTTCCATGATCGCGGGATTCAAAGCTGCGACGACCAAGCGCATCAACGAATTGCGCGGCACACCGGGACAACCGGTCTGGCAGCCCAAATTCTACGAGCATGTCATCCGCAACGGCGCCGATCTGCTGCGCCAGCAAGAGTACATTACAAACAACCCGCTCCAGTGGGAGCTTGACGACGAGCACCCCCACCCGTAGCGCCGCACAGCCGTGCGCGATCTGCCGTGAAGCATACCGTAACCGTAGCGCCGCACAGCCGTGCGCGATCTGCCGTGAAGCATACCGTAACCGTAGCGCCGCACAGCCGTGCGCGATCTGCCGGAAAGCATACCGTAACCGTAGCGCCGCACAGCCGTGCGCGATCCGCCGTGAAGCATACCGTAACCGTAGCGCCGCACAGCCGTGCGCGATCTGCCGTGAAGCATACCGTAACCGTAGCGCCGCACAGCCGTGCGCGATCCGCCGTGAAGTATCCCGTTTCCCGTAGCGCCGCTTGGATATACGCTCGGGTAACGCGCGGGATGCCATCAATGCCGGTGGCCAACTACAATCACACCGTAGCGCCGCATGGACATGCGCTCGGATTCGTTGCCAGTCAGCATCGACACGAAGCAAGATGCGGCTGACCAAGAACGTCACACACATATTCAAATGTCTCAATCTCGGAATTTGACCCAAGCCATCGAGGCCGCCGTCCTACGCGTCCTAAAGGGCGGTCCCGCCTCGAAAGCGCAAATCGCGACTGCCGTGAAGAAACAGCTTGCCGACGCAAACATGAACACGTTGACAGGACAGATTCACGCGCTCAAGGAACGTCGGCAGATCAAGTCACCTCGGCGTGGGTGGTGGGAGCTAAGCAAGGTTGGTGATCGCCAGAAGAAGCGGGCCGGAGTTCCGGCCACCAAGTCCACAACTAAGACGGGAAAGGTGGCGACTATAGAGAAACTCGTGCTCAATCTGCTCAAAGATGGGCAAAGGAGACGGTCCGAAATTATTCATGCGCTTCGACTTCGACATCCGGAGCTGAACCCGAACACCATGAATGGCACCATTAACGGTTTGGGCCAGAAGAAGCAAATTGTTCGTGGCGAATACGGTTTCTGGTCGTTGGCAGCCCTGAAGGACTCGCCAGTTGCTGATGGAGCTCGGCTGTCGCCACCGGCGAAGGGTCCTAAGACTTTGGAGGGTGACTTCTATAAGCCCTTCGCTGAATGGCTCGTTAACGATGTGTTGGAGTGCACAAGGGCTGAGACCCTCGGCGGCAATGTTCTTGGTCGAAAATGGGGAACACCTGACGTCATAGGCGTGTACCGCGTTGATCATCGAGGCATTTATAAGCAGGGAGAGATCGCGGCGTTTGTGTCTGCCGAGATAAAGCTCGATCCATCAGAGCCGATCACAGCATTTGGCCAGGCGTGCTCGTATCTTTTGTTCAGTCATAAGGTCTACTTGGTCTTGCCCAACACGACTACGCCAGCCGACAAGACAACGATTGAACTGTTGTGCGGCATTGTTGGGCTTGGACCGGTCTTTTTTGACCCCAAAGATGTTCACAATCCGGATTTTGAGATCAGGGTTCGTCCTTCTCAACGCGAACCAGACGCGGGCCGACTCAATGATCTTCTCCGAAGTGATGTCATATATAAGCGTTTGATGCAGTAGCTCCGAAGCGCACGGATGTTAACCGATCACAATTCATCAAGTTTGAGATAAATGCCCAAGAAAACTGACGACCTCCATTTGCCGCTCGGCAATGGCAATGGCAGCGAACGTGTGCTGCCACAGAATATCGAAGAAGAAATGCGGACGTCGTATATCAATTACTCGATGTCCGTGATCGTCTCGCGCGCGCTGCCCGACGTGCGCGACGGCCTCAAGCCCGTCCACCGCCGCATCCTCTACGGCATGATGGAGCTCGGCCTCGGCGCCGGACGGCCCTACAAAAAATGCGCGCGCATCGTCGGCGACGTCATGGGTAAGTTCCACCCCCACGGCGACGCCGCGATCTATGACACGCTCGTGCGCATGGAGCAGGACTTCTCCCTGCGCTACCCGCTCGTCGATGGCCAGGGCAACTTCGGCTCCATCGACGGCGACTCTGCCGCGGCGATGCGGTACACCGAAGCGCGCATGGCCCGCCTCGCCGAAGAGATGCTCGCCGATATCGACAAGGAAACCGTCGACTTCGTCCCCAACTACGATGAGACGATGCAGATTCCCAGCGTGCTCCCGGCGAAGGTGCCGAACCTGCTGATCAACGGCTCCGACGGCATCGCCGTCGGCATGGCCACGCGTATTCCGCCACACAACCTGCGCGAAGTCGTCAACGCCTGTATCGCGATGATCGAGAACCCGGTCATCAACGTACAGGAGCTGATGCAGCATGTGATCGCGCCGGACTTCCCTACCGGCGGCATCATCTACGGCAAGAACGGCGTCTATGAAGCCTACACCACGGGCCGCGGCCGCATCACCGTGCGCGCCAAAGCCAACGTCGAAGAGCCCGCCAAAGCCTCGGGCCGCACCAAAATCGTCATTACCGAGATCCCCTATCAGGTCAACAAGACACGCCTGATCGAAACCATCGTCTCGATGGTGAATGACAAGAAGATCGAAGGCGTCGCCGATATCCGCGACGAATCGGACCGCGATGGCATGCGGCTCGTGCTCGAACTCAAGCGCGAAGCCATGCCCGATGTCGTCCTGTCGCAGCTCTTCAAACATACGCCGATGCAGGAAACGTTCGGCGTCATCATGCTCGCGCTCGTGCACGGCCAGCCGAAAGTTCTCGATCTGCGGCAGGTGATTGATGCCTATCTCGAACACCGCCACTCGGTCGTGCTGCGCCGCGCAATGTTCGAGCTGAAGGAAGCCCGCGACCGCATGCACATTCTGGAAGGCCTGCAGATCGCGCTGGACAATATCGATGAGGTCATCCACATCATCCGCAATGCGTCGTCCACCGAGGTGGCGTCGGCGGAACTGCAAGCGGCCTTCCAGCTCTCCGAGCGCCAGGCCAAGGCAATTCTCGATATGCGCCTGTCGCGCCTGACCGGACTTGAACGGCAAAAGCTCGCCGATGAAATCCGCGAACTGCGCGCGCGCATTGATCACCTCACCGCGCTCGTCGAGTCCAAGGACTTGCGGATGAAGCTGATCCGGCAGGAACTCGAAGAGGTCCGCGACAAGTACGGCGACAATCGCCGCACCGAAATCGTCGAAGATACGGCCGAAGTTTCCATCGAAGACTTGATCGCCCCCGAAGAGATGGTCGTCACGATCTCCCACTCCGGCTACGTCAAGCGCTTCCCCGTCTCCGGCTTCCGCAAGCAGGGCCGCGGTGGCCGCGGCTCGCAGGGTGCGACCACCAAGGAAGAGGACTTCATCGAACATCTGTTCGTGGCCTCGACGCACGACTACATCCTGTTCTTCACCGACAAGGGCCGCTGCTACTGGCTCAAAGTCTATCAGATTCCGCAGCTCGGCCGCGGTACGCGCGGCAAGGCGCTCGTGAATCTGATCGAACGTTCCGCCGAGGAGAACGTGCGCGCGTTCGTCACCGTCAAGGATTTCGCCGAAGACCGCTATGTGCTCATGTGTACGAAGAACGGCACGGTCAAGAAGACGGCGCTCTCCGATTTCTCCAACCCGCGCTCCAACGGTATCATTGCGATCAACATCGAAGAAGGTGACGAACTCATCGAAGCCGCGATCACGAACGGTCAGAATGAAGTCATCATCGGCACCAACGAAGGCAAGGCCGTGCGCTTCACCGAAACCGATGTCCGCCCGATGGGCCGCAATGCCATGGGCGTGCGCGGGGTGCTGCTGAAGGGCGCGGCGCGCGCCATCGGCATGATCGTCGCCCACGAAGGCGCGAGTATTCTCGCCGTCAGCGAACTCGGCTACGGCAAGCGCGTCGCCAGCGAAGATTACCGCATGACCAAGCGCGGCGCGCAGGGCGTGCTCACGATCAAGACCACGCCCAAAACCGGACAGCTCGTGGCCATGAAAGAGGTCACCGAAAACGATGACCTGATCATCATCACCACCAACGGTGTCGTGATCCGCCAGAGTATGGCCGACATCCGCGAAATGGGCCGCGTCACGCAGGGGGTCCGCCTGATCAAACTGGACGCCGGAGACAAACTCAGCGCCCTTGCCAAAGTCGTCAAGGACGAAGACGAAACCGGCGAACTGATCGAAGCCAACGGCGAATAGATGAGAAATGAGAGATGATCGCTCACGTCAGATCCCGGAAGGAGGCGATGATCCATGCTCAGTAAACAAGCCCGCGAGGCGAAGTACGAAGCGGCGATGTCCAGCGCGCGTGATCATCTGCATTACGAGCGCTTCGGGCAGGCGATCAAAGCGCTGCAAGAGGCGGCGCGGTTATGCGCGGACCGCGTCGAGCCGCTGTACATGCTGGGCACGATGTATGGCGATCAAGAACGCTGGGCGGCGACGGTTGAGGTGCTGAAGAAAGCCGTCAGGATTGAGCCCGAGCACTTCGGAGCGTGGACCGCGTTGGGCATCGCCTGCCATCAGACTGGTGATCTCGAGCGCGCCGAAAAGGCCTTTGTCCGCGCCACGGAATTGCAGCCCGACCGCGTCGAGACATGGTACGCCTACGGCGAAGTGTTAATGGACCTCGATGAAGTCGTCAGCGCGGCGGACGCATTTCAGAAAGCCGCCGATCTCGCGCCCGACGACGATGAATTGCAGATGAGGGCCGGGAGCGCGCAACTCGAGGCCTTCGACGCGGAAGCCGCCCGTCACTGCTTCGAGCGGATCTTGAGCCGACGCCCGCACCACGAAAGCGCCGCTTTCGTGTATGCGCTCTCCTACCTGCGCTCCTTGCCGCCGGACCCCAATGAGGCCGTGCGCAGGTTCGACGAGCTGCTCGGGAAGTTCCCGCATTCCTATGACATGTTCCTGAATGTCGGACGCGGATTTCTCGAAGCCAATGATCTTGACCGCGCGCGAACTACATTCGAGCAGGCACGCAAGCTGACCGCCGCACCCGCCGATGCCGAGCTCGGACTTGCCCGCATTGCGATGCGGAACGAGGACGAGCAAACTTGGACTGCGCATGTCCGCGCGGCTTACCGTCTGAATCCGACCAACTCCGAGGCCATCTACCTCATGGCCATTCTCCACAGACAGGAAGGTCGCCAGCCGGAATCCGACGAGCTCCTGCGAGAACTTACCCGACGAGACCCTGACTACGCGATGGAGGCCGCGCAGTCTTTGCTCGACAGCGGTCTCGTGAAGTAGTGCCGCTGCCACCTTCGCCGAGCCGGGCGTCCCCGCCCGGACGGAATTGGAGTCCCCTCATGAAACGCTTCGACATCAGCAACCCCGTCTGGAAGCTCGAAACCATCGGCTGGATTGTCTTCGCCATCCTCGCCGTGTTTCTCGTGATCGTCCTCGCGCAGGTGCCGCATTCCACCCTTTGGATCATCCTCGGTGCGACAGTCGCCATCACCGCCCGGCTGTTCGTCGGACGAAGGATGTAGCGCCGCTTTTCGTCGAGCAGGAATTGTGTTTCCCTTGAGTGTGCAATGTTTCATGCGCAACGCACAAATTGACTATAGAATGAAGAGAACGGACTACGAACTCGTGCATGTAATGGGACATCATGATGAAGATGCAGTTGCTACGCCGTCACCAAGAACCAAACCCTTTCTCAAGTGGGCAGGTGGCAAGTCCGCGCTGTTACCAACGCTTCGAAAATGCTTTCCGCCGCGATTTAACAAATATGTGGAACCATTTGTCGGGGGCGGTGCACTGTTTTTTGATTTGGCACCCGATGCTGCCCTTCTCGCCGATTCTAATGCTGAGCTTGTCAACTGCTACAGGGTTGTCAAGACAAGGGCTAAGCAATTGATCGAGATTCTTCAAGATGTGCCTGTTAGTTCCGTCGAATACTACGAGATACGTCAATTGGATCCCAACGAGCTTGATTCTCTGAGTCGAGCAGCACGTCTGATCTACCTCAACAAGACTTGCTTCAATGGACTGTATAGAGTAAACCGATTCGGTCAGTTCAATACGCCCTATGGAGGCGCACGCGTTGTCAATGTTGTCGATGAAGTCACGATACTCCGCGCAAGTCGAGCACTTCAACGCGCAACGATTGCGTGCGGTGATTTCTACGATCTACTATTGGACACGGCAGAACGCGGGGATTTTGTATACTTGGATCCTCCATACCTCCCAGTGAGTCAGTACGCAGATTTCAAGAGATATACAAAAGAGCAGTTTGGAGTCGAGGATCACATCAGGCTAGCGGAGATGCTGGCGTTGCTGACTGCGCGAGGGTGCTTTGTCTTGCTTAGCAATTCATATACTGAATTTATTGCGAACTTGTACAAAGAGTTCTGGCAAGTGACCGTGTACGCACCGCGGGCCATCAATTGTAAGGTTGGTGGGCGGGGAATCGTGCGCGAGCTGTTGATAGCCAACTACGACATTAGTCGCATGACCGTATGATCACGCAAG is from candidate division KSB1 bacterium and encodes:
- a CDS encoding DNA adenine methylase, which produces MGHHDEDAVATPSPRTKPFLKWAGGKSALLPTLRKCFPPRFNKYVEPFVGGGALFFDLAPDAALLADSNAELVNCYRVVKTRAKQLIEILQDVPVSSVEYYEIRQLDPNELDSLSRAARLIYLNKTCFNGLYRVNRFGQFNTPYGGARVVNVVDEVTILRASRALQRATIACGDFYDLLLDTAERGDFVYLDPPYLPVSQYADFKRYTKEQFGVEDHIRLAEMLALLTARGCFVLLSNSYTEFIANLYKEFWQVTVYAPRAINCKVGGRGIVRELLIANYDISRMTV